From a single Anaerolineales bacterium genomic region:
- a CDS encoding SAM-dependent methyltransferase — translation MKHHIELHPIGVVRSGDEGFRIEIEEKFRPAPAGLEGFGHVTVLWWPHKRETPEVRGVMEIDKPYRKAPAKLGVFATRSEARPNPVLITTVPLLQVDAQKGLLLTPYIDAEDGSPVLDIKPYQPCADRIRETVTPEWCRHWPKCAEDSAAFDWESEFLFPR, via the coding sequence ATGAAACATCACATCGAACTGCATCCGATCGGCGTCGTCCGATCCGGCGACGAAGGATTCCGGATCGAGATCGAAGAAAAATTCCGCCCGGCGCCGGCGGGGCTGGAAGGATTCGGGCACGTCACGGTCCTGTGGTGGCCGCACAAGCGCGAAACGCCCGAAGTCCGCGGCGTCATGGAAATCGACAAACCGTATCGGAAGGCGCCGGCCAAACTGGGGGTCTTCGCCACGCGCTCCGAAGCCCGCCCCAATCCGGTGCTGATCACGACCGTCCCCCTGCTGCAGGTGGACGCGCAAAAAGGCCTGCTCCTCACACCCTACATCGACGCCGAAGACGGCTCGCCGGTCTTGGATATAAAACCGTATCAGCCGTGCGCCGACCGCATCCGCGAAACGGTGACGCCGGAATGGTGCCGGCACTGGCCCAAGTGCGCGGAAGATTCCGCCGCCTTCGACTGGGAATCGGAATTCCTGTTTCCGCGATAG
- a CDS encoding MerR family transcriptional regulator encodes MLRIGDFARLARVSIPNLRHYDDLGLFKPVRIDPASGYRYYTFDQLPRLNRILAYKDLGFALEQIGEMLGEDIPAGELRSLLRLKQTELQGDIAERSARLQRLEARLRMIEEEGSDPSYAVMVKSSEEILVASVRGTLRAPEEQSRLWQELFGFLACRKIGFGPPFITIYHADEPEVDAEVCIPIPEPLEPKERIQIRRLSAHDRVAYTVHHGPFRDIEPAYRAVFAWIDANGRTTAGPVRQVTLSIQPESSKLDSEAVAEILVPLANP; translated from the coding sequence ATGCTGCGCATCGGAGATTTCGCCCGCCTGGCAAGGGTATCGATTCCCAACCTGCGGCATTACGACGACCTGGGGCTCTTCAAACCGGTCCGGATTGATCCCGCCAGCGGCTACCGGTATTACACCTTCGATCAGCTTCCGCGATTGAACCGGATCCTGGCATATAAGGATCTCGGTTTTGCCCTCGAGCAGATCGGCGAGATGCTGGGGGAAGATATCCCCGCCGGGGAACTCCGCTCCCTGCTCCGGCTGAAGCAAACCGAACTTCAGGGCGACATCGCCGAGCGCAGCGCCCGCCTCCAGCGGCTGGAGGCCAGGCTGCGGATGATCGAAGAAGAAGGATCGGATCCATCCTATGCCGTGATGGTGAAATCCTCGGAAGAGATCCTGGTTGCTTCGGTGCGCGGGACGCTCCGGGCGCCGGAGGAGCAATCCCGTTTGTGGCAGGAGCTGTTCGGTTTCCTGGCCTGCCGGAAGATCGGTTTCGGCCCTCCGTTCATCACGATCTATCACGCCGACGAGCCGGAAGTCGACGCCGAGGTGTGCATTCCGATCCCGGAACCGCTCGAGCCCAAAGAACGGATCCAGATCCGGCGCCTATCGGCGCACGATCGGGTGGCATACACCGTCCATCACGGCCCCTTCCGGGACATTGAGCCCGCCTACCGGGCCGTCTTCGCCTGGATCGACGCCAACGGGCGCACGACGGCCGGTCCGGTCCGCCAAGTGACGCTGAGCATCCAGCCGGAATCGTCGAAGCTCGACAGCGAAGCGGTCGCGGAAATACTAGTGCCGCTCGCCAATCCGTAG
- a CDS encoding DUF362 domain-containing protein: MAPSAGIRGLPLSRTLAEAPFLVSIAHPKTHVNVVMTGGIKNVLIGAIRGYANRRRMHAAGRIHHTLAALARHVYPDFTVVDGTIGMQGGGPVRGTPIRSGWTVSSFDALAADTLAAYLMGFSSRDVGYLHLIGAAGLGRTFPDDGIEILGEKTGDCILPYTPHRTFPKARDWKVKRS, translated from the coding sequence TTGGCGCCTTCGGCGGGGATCCGCGGGCTGCCCCTCAGCCGGACCCTGGCGGAAGCTCCGTTCCTGGTCTCCATCGCGCACCCGAAAACGCACGTCAACGTCGTCATGACCGGCGGAATCAAGAACGTCCTGATCGGCGCGATCCGCGGATACGCCAACCGCCGGAGGATGCATGCCGCCGGGCGCATTCATCATACGCTGGCCGCGCTCGCCCGGCACGTCTATCCGGATTTCACCGTCGTCGACGGCACCATCGGAATGCAGGGCGGCGGACCGGTGCGCGGGACGCCGATCCGATCCGGGTGGACCGTGTCCTCGTTCGATGCGCTGGCGGCGGATACCCTGGCGGCTTACCTGATGGGATTCTCCTCCCGGGATGTGGGATACCTGCATCTGATCGGCGCGGCCGGATTGGGGCGGACCTTCCCCGACGACGGCATCGAAATCCTCGGGGAAAAAACGGGGGACTGTATCCTGCCCTATACGCCGCACCGGACCTTCCCAAAGGCACGGGATTGGAAGGTCAAGCGCTCCTGA